The following DNA comes from Moritella sp. 24.
TTCAAATGTTCGTAATATAAAAATAAATGCGCGAATTCGAAAGTAAATGATGATTTAAATCAAAAAATGTTTTATATTAGTTGCAGATGTTCGATAGCGGTCGTTCGCTCAGACAAGAATGTATTAAAGTGAGTTAAGTATGAATAATGGAAATCAGAAAGTAATGACCAATGAAGTGTTAGACCTCATCGTTGTTGGTGGTGGTATTAATGGTGCTGGTATTGCTGCAGATGCAGCGGGTCGTGGTTTAACGGTTGGCTTATATGAAGCCGCTGATTTTGCTTCAGCAACGTCATCAGCAAGTTCTAAACTTGTTCACGGTGGTTTACGTTATCTTGAGCATTACGAATTCCGTTTGGTATCTGAAGCACTTGCTGAACGTGAAGTCTTATTAAAGAAAGCACCACACATTGTGAAACCAATGCGTTTTCGTTTACCACATCGTCCTTTCTTACGTCCTGCGGTACTTATTCGCGCTGGTCTGTTCTTATATGATAACTTGGGTAAACGCACGACGTTACCAAGCAGTAAACAAGTAAACTTAGCAAAGTCAGGTTTACTGAAAAAAGAGATTACTAAAGGTTTTGAATATTCTGACTGTTGGGTTGATGATGCACGTTTAGTTATCCTAAACGCAATGGCAGCACAACGTAACGGCGCTGAAGTTGAAAACTATTGCCGTGTAGAAAAAGCGGTACGTAAAGACGGTTTGTGGGAAGTAACGATTAGAAACGAACAAACAAATGTTTGTTTCCAACGTACTGCGCGTGCACTAGTAAATGCAGCTGGCCCTTGGGTTAAGCAATTCTTCGATGACAGCATGGAAGAAAAGTCGCCACGTAATATTCGTTTGGTGAAAGGTTCACACATTGTTGTGCCACGTATTCACGACGAAGAACAAGCTTACATTTTACAAAACAAAGATAACCGCATTGTGTTTGTTATTCCTTACATGGAAGACTTCTCAATCATAGGTACAACAGATGTTGAGTATGTGGGTGACCCACGTAAAGTAGCAATCTCTGATGATGAGGTTGATTACCTGATTGAAGTTGTAAACGAACATTTTGTTAAACAACTGGCACCAAGTGATGTTGTTTGGACTTATAGTGGCGTACGTCCACTGTGTGATGACGAATCTTCATCACCACAAGCAATTACACGTGATTACACATTAGAAATTGAGCAAGAAGGCGATCAAGCGCCATTGCTATCAATCTTTGGTGGCAAGTTAACGACTTACCGTAAACTGGCTGAGTCTGCGATGAATCTGATTTCACCGTATTTTGACAAGCTAGGTGGTTCATGGACTGCTGATACAGCACTACCTGGTGGTGATTTTAACTATCCACGAACGCAGTTAGTTGAAAATATCTGTTCAAAGCATTTATGGTTAAACCCTGAAACAGCTAAGCGTTATGTTAATCAGTTTGGTACAGATTCTTGGGATTTATTTGCGGGTTGTACTTCTGAAGCAGATTTCGGTATTCACTTTGGTCAAGGCGTTTACAGCCGCGAAATTGATTACTTGATTGAAACTGAATTTGCGAAGAAAGCAGAAGACGTATTATGGCGCCGAACTAAGCTTGGCCTGTATTTAACGAAAGAACAACAAGCGGAAGTTGCTGACTACATTAATGCAAAAGTAGTAAAGCTAAACCCGGTAAAGCTAGATAAAGTGGGCTAATAACGTAACTCACTACGTTCATTAATCCACTTAAATTAAAGCGCGACTAATCATTGATTAGTCGCGCTTTTTTTTGCCGTTTTATCTTGAATCGTATATTACATGCCTGAGTAATTAGGGCCGGAACCACCTTCTGGCGGTGTCCATGTAATATTCTGTGAGGGGTCTTTAATATCACAGGCCTTACAGTGAATGCAATTTTCGGGATTTATCTGGAATTTGATTTGCTCGTCAATTGTCTGTATTTCATAAACCGCAGCAGGGCAATAACGCTGAGCAGGTTCTGCAAAACGGGGGAGGTTTGTGCACATCGGAATAGCTGGATCTGCCAATTTAAGATGACAAGGTTGGTCTGCATCATGTTGTATGTTGGCCAAAAAGACAGAGCTTAATCTATCAAACGTTAGGGTGTTATCTGGTGTTGGATAAGCTATTTGAGTTGATGACGTTATTTTTTGTAATTGGCAGTGATCGGGTTTGCAATCGTGTAATGTAAAGGGAAGGCTTTTATGCAATATGTTTTGTTCGAACCAAGTGACACCTAACATCGCATTGCAACGATGTGTGATGGGCGCGAAATTACGAGATTGGTAGAGTTCCTGATATACCCATGACGCTTCATATAACAAGGTGAAATGCTCAAGACTTTCTGCTTTGTTTGTATCTATGTCTGCTTTTATTTTTTGCTCTGGATTTAAAGTCGATTTATAGTTATTTAACGACATTGCCGAGAACACGGCTTCAGCACCTATCATCCCTGTTTTCATGGCGGTGTGTGTGCCTTTTAATTTTGCCACATTAAGCGTACCGGCATCACAACCCAGTAATAATCCACCTGGAAATACCATTTTAGGTAACGAATTATAGCCGCCTTTGGTCACGGTTCTTGCTCCGTAAGCAAGGCGTTTTCCTCCTTTTAGGAAGCGACTTACTGCGGGATGTAATTTTAATCGTTGAAACTCTTCGAAAGGGCTAAGGTAAGGGTTTTGATAATTTAGATCGGTAATAAGGCCCACATAAGCCTGATTGTCACCGAGGTGATACATGAATGCGCCACCTGTTGCGCCGTGTTCGGCTAGGGGCCAACCGATACTGTGCATCACTAAGCCAGACTGATGAAGCGCAGGATCTATTTCCCATAACTCTTTAATACCTAAGCCGTAATGTTGTGGGTCAACATCGCTATCTAATTGATACTTCTCAATGAGCTCTTTACCTAAATGCCCACGAGAACCTTCTGTAATCAGAGTGTACTTTGCATTCAGTTCCATGCCGGATTGGAAGTTGTCTTTTTCTTTCCCTTGTTTATCACGCCCCATATCGCCGGTGATAACCCCTTTTACGCTGCCGTCTTCGTTAAAAGATAGTTCGTTAGCAGCAAATCCTGTGAATATTTCAGCGCCCAGATCTTGTGCTTGCTCTGCTAACCAAGTACATAATTCACCGAGACTGATTATAAAATTATGTTTGTTGTGTAAACTGGCTGGAATTAACATGCTGGGTATTCTACGTGCTGTCGTGGCGCTTTTTAATAACCAAGTTTCATCACGTTGTACGGCATTGGTGACAGGCGCATTTAAGTTAGCCCAATCAGGAAATAGTTCGTCTAATGCGCGAGGCTCGAATATCGTACCTGCTAGAGTATGACCGCCAATATCAGCGGCTTTTTCTAATACACAAACACTGATTTCTGTATTTGATTCAAGCGCAAGTTGGCGTAGTCGACAAGCGGCGGAGAGACCCGCAGGCCCAGCCCCTACAATAACGACATCAAAATTCATTGATTCACGTTTCACGCTTGTCACCTTTATGTTTTAACTTTGTTTAAGTATTGTGTATGTTTTGATGATCGCCAATAATATTATTAATCATAGATAACCGGATAAATTTAACTGATTAGTTAACATTTTTTAGTGAATGTGAGCATTTTGTGTAAAATAATAAGTACAATGGAAATTAATCTATCCAATCAATGTATTTGTTTAACCTGAGGTTTTAGTATGTTTAAAAAATCGCCTTTAGTATTGCTACTCAGCATGGCATCTTTTAATTCATTTGCAGCGGAATGTGGTTCAGTCACCATCGCGGATATGAATTTGGGCAGTGCGACTTTAGTGGCTAATATCGATGCTTTCATTTTAGCGAATGGTTATGGCTGCGATGTTGAGATTGTTCCGGGTAATTCGACGATAACAGCTACATCGATGATTGAAAAAAACACGCCCGATATTGCACCTGAATTTTGGACTAATCAAATAAGAGCAACGCTGGAAAAAGGCGGTGAAGAAGGGCGTATTGTTGTTGCAGGCGATTTACTGTCTGACGGTGCGGTATCAGGTTTTTGGGTACCTGCGTATATGGTTGAAAAAGATCCATCGTTAGCTACGTTAGCGGGTATCAAGGCTAATGCTAAGTTATTCAAGCATCCTGAAGATCCAAGCCGTTCTGCTTTTATGGCTTGCCCTGCTGGCTGGACATGTCAGATATCAACAACCAATTTATATAAAGCGATGGATTTAGCTGATTATGGCTTTGATTTAGTTGATCCAGGCTCTGGTGCTGGATTGTCAGGATCAATGGTTAAAGCGTACGAAAACAAAGAAGCTTGGTTTGGCTATTATTGGTCGCCAACTGCGATCATGGATAAATATGACATGGTGCGTGTTGATTTCGGGACTGGGTTTAACCGTGATGAATTTGAAAACTGTACCATTATAGAAGAGTGTGAAGATCCGAAAGTGACGGATTATCCAGCCGCACCAGTACAGAGTATTGTGACATCGAGTTTCTCTAAAAGAGAACCTGAGGTGATGCAGTACCTTGGTAAACGTTCATTTACAAATGCTCAAATGAATCAGCAATTGGCATGGATAGATGAAGAACAAGCTGATGGTGATTATGCCGCCGAGAATTTCTTATTGAATAATAAAGCGATGTGGAGTCAGTGGGTAACGCAGGATGTTGCATTAAAAATTGATGCCGCTTTAGCTGATTTATAACCGACTAAAGATGTGACTTAAAGTGAAGCGGGAAGATAACCAAGGTATTTTCCCGCCTAAATCTAGTTATGCTTTAACAGCCATTTCAGCCATTTTCATCGTGCTTTCAAACGATTCTGCACCTGCAATAAATAAACCGTTATGGCAGAACATCACATCATCAAGACCAGTCTCGTCTTTAAATGCTTGATCAGATAAACCAGCCCATGGTTTTGGCAGTGATTTTCTGTCTTCGAATGAACCAAGTTCAACAGGTACTGCTTGAATGATCCATTTACCAGACTGAGACGGATAAACCATAAACAGTGCATTTGGTGCTAAGTTTAGTACTGTTGTTTTCCACGGTGTGTATTGTTCTAACACTATCACTCTAGGGTCTTCTGCGTTATCAATTGCTTTTGCTACAATGTCTTTCGCGTTAATACCACCGGCCGCAGAAGCAATGAATCGCGTTAAAATACGTGATGCAAACGCAACCGCTTCATCAAAACATGCATCTAAATCGCTGTCTTCTTCCCAAGTTGGGTTGAACATTGAAATCGTTTGGCTAAGGCTAATACCTTGGGCAACACCTTCAACATGGCCACAATCAACCGCGTCAATTGTTGATACTAAACCTGCATCTACAGCATCAGCGATTTCTTGGTTGCCTTGGCATATTTCTAAGCCATATTTCTGCCAAACTAAACCAAATGAAGAGAAGGGAATACCATTTTCGCGTTGGCCTGCGCCACCACGTTGATGATGGTCAAAACGACCTGTATCTGGATCATATTCACCACCTACATCGATCACAATATCAGCTTCGCCGATCAGTTCTAAATCACGTGTACGCACGAGCTTAAATGTTGGGAAAATGTTTTTAAGTGCAGCGATACTGAAAACATCATCTGCATGGAACTTACCATTGTGAGTTGCTATTGTTTTATCATTCATTTGTTTTATGTCATCTTAGAAAGAGATAAGAAGGTATTTTTCGTTAAATTCTATGGCAGATTCTATACGAAGACAGCGAACAAAAATAGCTGATTTTTAATAACTAAAATATCGAACGGTTGGGTTGCCTAATATGTAAGGAGTGATGGACGTAAAGGTGCATGTTAAATCATAAACGTGCTTTCTTTTTATGACTTGTTTAAAAGGTGCACTAATGTGTCGTATTTTTAAACCGATGCCTAAATTAAGATAAATTGACAGTGTAAACGCTGCATGTATACAAACATTTTAACTCGTTGTCTACCTGTAAGTTGATGATATTAATATTATTATCGCGTGATGTTTAACTACTTTCAGGTATTGGGAAGAGGGTTGGATATACCCTCAATACAAATTTTATTTACACTGATTCATTTTTATTTTTTAAATAACTTTGACTTTTATTTAAAAATCTATAAAGTGCGGTCTCAGCAAGAAAGCCTTTTGTTTACATTCTCCATTTCGTTGTTTTATTCATAATACCTCGCTCTGTAGTTTTTAAGTTCCAGTTTTTTGTACGCTATTCAAGCCTATTAAGGCGATTTAAAATTAAGATTACAGGATAATATTATGTCTAAAGTTCAAGGTACTGTTAAATGGTTTAACGAAGCTAAAGGTTTTGGTTTCATCGAGCAAGAAAATGGCCCAGATGTATTTGCACATTTCAGCGCAATCTCAAGCGAAGGTTTCAAAACTTTAGCTGAAGGCCAAAAAGTAGAATTCACTGTTGGTCAAGGTCCTAAAGGTCCTAACGCAGAAAACATCGTAGCACTTTAATTTGCTATCATGTTTAGCTCTTATACTGAGCTGACTAAATTCTAAAAAATGGCGAACCTTCATTGGTTCGCCATTTTTTTTGCTTTTTTTTCAATGTGTTGATCCTTTAGCTAAGACGCTGAACATTATCTTACAGAAAACTGCCATTCCGTTTACCTTAACCCGCAGGGTGAGACGACAATCATTACGAGATTCAAAATACTCCCTATACTAGAAAGATGCTGTTACCTATTCTGTTACTTTACAAAGGGCACAGAAGCGTACGCTATTTGAAGCATGGCCGATATTGGCTCTGTCATATAAGGATGTATTATGCTTAACCCAAGGGAAATAAAGACGGTTGCCGATGCTAAAAAAATTGTCGAACAACGTGGTTTAACGCATGTTAAAGTCGGTTTGTTTGATGCTGACGGTATCATGCGTGGCAAGTATATGAATAAAGAGAAATTCTTCTCTTCTCTCGATAGTGGCTTTTCTTTCTGTGATGTGGTTTTAGGCTGGGATTCAAAAGATCAGCTTTACGATAATGTTGAATATACAGGCTGGCACACCGGTTATCCTGATGCCCCTGTTCGTATTTTACCTGAGACTTGTCGTGCGTTACCTGCCGAGGGCGACATGTTGTTATTTATGGCTGAGTTTAGTCAGCATGCCGAAGCTATCTGCCCTAGAGGAACCTTGCGCCGCGTACTCGCGCGTGCTGAACGAATGGGCTTTGCAGCCACTGCCGCGTTCGAATATGAATTCTTTATGTTTAAAGAAACACCTGAATCAGTGAGAGAGAAGGGTTATAAGCACCTCACGCCACTCTCGCCTGATTTTTTTGGTTATTCCATGCTCCGCAATTCTGTTCATGCCGATTTACATCATCAAATTATGTCCCTAGGGGAGGAGATGGATTTCCCGTTAGAAAGTTTACATACCGAAACCGGCCCTGGTGTATTAGAAGCCGCGATTGCTTATGATGGTGCGCAAGATGCAGCCGATAAAGCCGCTTTATTCAAAACGTTTATTAAAGTGTGGGCGCAGCGCAATGGGTTGATGGCGACTTTCATGGCGAAATGGTCTGCCGATTTACCGGGGCAAAGTGGGCACATTCATATCTCTCTAAAAGACAAAGAGGGTAACGCGGTGTTTCACGATCCTAACAATAAGCACAACATGAGTGATACTCAACGCCACTTCCTTGCTGGTCAACAAAAGTACATGCCAGAGTTTTTATCGATGATAGCGCCAACCGTAAACAGTTATAGCCGTATGGTACCAGGATTATGGGCACCGCTTGACGCGACTTGGGGCGTTGAAAACCGAACGACTGCATTACGGGTTATTCCGGGCTCAGCAAAGTCTCAGCGTATTGAATACCGTTTAGGCTCTGCAGATGCGAATCCTTACCTTGCCCTTGCTGCGGCATTAGCCTCGGGGCTCATGGGTATAGAGCAAAAACTAGAACCTCACGCGCAAGTGAAAGGCAATGCGTATGAACAAGACCATTCAGAAGCACTATCGCTGCCACGTACACTGTTTGATGCTGCACGTAAGTTAAAGCGTTCTGAGGTCGCTAAGGAATTGTTCGGTCAAGAGTTTGTGCAACATTATGCTGCGACCAGAGAGTGGGAAGAGTGTGAATTTAGAAAGCATGTGACAGATTGGGAACTCGAACGTTATTTTGAGATCATCTAAGGAGCAGCGTGACTATGACGTGCAAAAATCACATACAACGAACCTATTCACCCATTGATAATAGTCTTTATGTTGAGCGTCATCTCGCGAGTGCTGAAAGCATTAACAAGACATTGGAACATGCTGTCGTCGCTCAAACTCACTGGCATCATGTAGAGCTTAAAGAACGCGCTGAAATTTGCCATAAAATGGTCGATATATTTGTTGAAAATGAAGACGAGATTGCTAACGAATTATGCTGGATGATGGGACGTCCAATTCAATACGCACGTGGTGAAGTCGCTGGATTAGCAGAACGTGCGCGTTACATGATTGACACTGCAAGCGATGCTTTAGCTAATATTGAATTACCAGAAAAAATAGGCTTTGTGCGTTATATTCAACGTGAAGCATTAGGTACTGTCTTTGTTGTTGCCCCGTGGAATTATCCTTACCTCACTGCAATTAATGCGATTATGCCAGCCATTATGGCGGGGAATTGTGTTGTATTAAAGCATTCTGCACAGACCCCCTTGTGTGCAGAGCAATTGTTTAATGCCTTTCAAAAAGCGGGATTACCAGATGACGTATTCCAATATTTGCATCTTAGCCATGCAGATACTGAGGCTGTGATTAAAGATAGCCGCATTGATTACGTGGCATTCACGGGTTCTGTGGCGGGAGGTTCAATGGTTGAAGCTGCAGCCTGTGGGCGTTTCATTGGCGTTGGTTTAGAGCTGGGCGGTAAAGATCCTGCTTATGTTCGTGCTGATGCTGATCTCGACCATGCGGTAGCAACGTGCATTGATGGTGCGTTTTTCAATTCGGGACAATCGTGTTGTGGTATTGAACGTATCTACGTAGATAGCTGCGTGTTCGACGAATTTGTACGTAAGTCTGTCAATATCGTTAATGGCTATCAACTGGGGCGGCCTGATGATGAACACACTACATTAGGCCCTGTTGTGAAAACGTCTGCTGCTGATTTTGTTCGTGCGCAAGTTAATGAGGCCATTGCTCAAGGTGCTGTTCCGCATATCGATGTGGATAACTTTCCGCAGGATGAAATTGGTACACCATATCTCGCGCCACAATTATTAACCAATGTGAATCACCAAATGCGCATCATGACAGAAGAAAGCTTTGGCCCTGTGGTCGGTATTATGAAAGTAGAGAGCGATGAAGAGGCCGTATCGTTAATGAATGATTCTGAATTTGGTCTTACCGCGTCGGTATTTACGCAAAATATTGAAACGGCTATCGAGATTGGTGAGCGCTTAGAAACAGGTACTTTTTTTGTTAATCGCTGTGACTACCTCGATCCTGCGTTAGCGTGGACAGGGGTTAAGAATTCAGGACGAGGCTGTACCTTATCTGCGCTAGGTTATGAGTCGCTCACACGTCCAAAATCATTCCATATTAAGCTTTAGTTTTCGTTAATTGGGGGAAGTCATGGAACTTAATCAATTTACTGTTAATTGGCATTATCCAACTGCTATTCGTGCAGGTATCGGGCGGGTTCAAGATTTACCTGCCTGTTGCCAAGAATTAGGCATGACTGCGCCATTGTTAATTACAGACCCTGCGTTGGCTGAACTACCCATGGTGCAAGCGGTATTAATCAGCTGTCAGCAAGCTGGTTTAAGGTGTGGTCTTTTTTCACAAATAAAAAGTAATCCAACAGGTGGAAATGTCAGTGATGGGGTACAAGCATACTTACGTGGCGGCCATGATGGTGTTATCGCATTGGGTGGTGGTTCTGCACTTGATGCTGGTAAAGCTGTTGCCTTGATGGTGGGACAGGGCCGCCCTGTCTGGGATTTTGAAGATGTGGGAGATAACTGGAAAAATGTATGTACCGATGGTATGGCCCCCGTTGTCGCGGTTCCTACCACATCTGGTACGGGGTCTGAAGTCGGGCGCGCCTCGGTGATCACGGATTCTGACCATCACATTAAACGCATTATCTTTCACCCAAACATGCTACCTACGATTGTTATTTTAGACCCGCAATTGAGTACTGGTTTACCCGCTAAGTTAACCGCAGCAACGGGTATGGATGCCTTATCCCACGCCTTAGAAGCGTACTGCGCGAATTATTATCACCCAATGGCAGAAGGTATTGCACTGGAAGCGATTCGCTTAATTAAAGAATACCTACCGCGGGCAGTGGAAGATGGGGGCGATCTTGAAGCCAGAGCTCAAATGATGACAGCGTCGACAATGGGCTCAACGGCTTTCCAGCGTGGACTTGGTGGTATGCATGCACTTGCTCATCCTATTGGCGCTATTTACGATAGCCATCATGGTTTATTAAACGCAATCTTAATGCCTTATGTATTAAAGGCGAATCGTAGTGTTATTGAGGTAAAGTTAACCCGTTTAAGTCGTTACCTCGAGTTGGAAGAACCTGGTTTTGATAGTTTCTTAAACTGGGTATTAACGTTACGTAAAGAGCTCGATATTCCACATGCTTTAAGTGCGATTGGCATTGATGCTGAGCGCGTTGATGACATCGGAGTCATGGCTGAACAAGATCCATCGGCAGCAGGTAATCCTATTGCACTTGATGCGAAGCAATATGCAGAGATTTGCTTATCTGCAGTGCATGGAGATTTGTAAATGGGCGTAATAACCTCACAAAACACCCAGCATGGAGGTAAGGTGATGACATTAGGCATTCTACAATGCGACCATGTACAAGCCATATTACAGCCGGAGTTTGGTGATTATCCTGCGATGTTTGAGGCGCTATTTCAACTTACGGATGAAGCAGTCAATATTCGTTTTTACCCTGTTATTGATGGCCAGTTTCCACAACATATTGAAGAATGTGATGCTTATATTTGCAGTGGCAGTAAATTGGGGGTAAATGATGAGCAACCTTGGATACGTCAATTGGAAGTGTTTATCCGTACACTTTATACCGAGGGTAAAGGCTTGGTCGGTATTTGTTTTGGTCATCAGTTAATTGCTAAAGCACTCGGAGGTGAAGTCGAAAGAAGCCCACGTGGCTGGGGAGTAGGTGTGGCTCAGTCTCGTTGTCTGCTAGAACAGGATTGGATGCAGCCAAAACAAGATCATATTGCGCTTGTGGTTTGTCATCAAGATCAAGTCTGTAAGCTTCCCCTTGGGTCGCAAGTGTTGGTGAGTAATGAATTCTGCCCTTACAGTATGTTCCAAGTTGATTCTCATTTTCTCGGTATGCAGGGGCACCCTGAATTTAGTACCCAGTTTTCTTCGGCAATCATGGCATTACGGCGTGATAAAATTCCTGCGGATACGATCAACACTGCGATGACGTCACTCAGTAAGGAAGCTGATGATAAGCTCGTCACCCTGTGGATATTGGCTTTCCTCAGGCAAACAATGGCGGTGAATTAGTTGCTTGATCACACTTTTCAATTTCCTTTCTTACGTTCCTGTCTATTAAATTAAAAAATCAATAGAATCAACTATATATTTTATACTTAGTAATCAAGGATTAAATTTTGGATAAAGATGAACGCAAATGGATTTGTGGATTTTGGACGCGAATAGGCGCGCTTGTTATAGATGGATTTGTACTTGGAGCGGTTGGCTTTGCTTTAGGGTTATTATTTGAAAACTCGCTTGTTCAAATTGGCTCTTGGGGTAAGTTAATCGGCTTTATTATTGCTATTGCTTATTTCGGTGTGATGAACAGCCGTATTTGTAATGGGCAGTCGTTGGGAAAGATGTATTTCGATATAAAAGTTGTCGATTCTACGAATAATACGATTAGCTTACCAAGATCATTGCTTCGTTATTGTGTGCTTGCAATGCCCTTTTTTTTAAATGGCGTTAATCTTGATAACGAAGCTATTAATAACGAAATTCTGTTCTCCTATCTCATATACCCTTTATCTATTATTGTTTTTGGTGGTTTTATAACGATAAATTACCTGTATATTTTTAACCGTGTGACACGGCAGTCTCTTCATGATCTTGTCGTTGGTACCTATGTGGTTAACACTGACGCAGCGCAAGAAAATACGAGTACCGTGTGGAAGCCGCACTTAATAATTGTATCAGGACTATTGATAATGACTGCTTTTATGCCTGTATTTTTATCAGATCTAACGCAATCAGAACCCTTTAAGAAATTGTACTCGATCCAGAATTCACTAAGCACTATCCCATTTGTTAAAGATGCAGGTGTTACAGAGAGCACAAAATCAGTTTATTCGACTTCTTATGAGACGACGAAGACCACGTACCTCAAAGCTAAAATTGTGCTTTATGAAAATTCAGTTGATGATAATGAACTGGCTAAAAAAATTGTACAAAAGATGGTGAGTGCTTATCCAGAGTCGATCAATAAAGATTTAATTCAAGTAACGCTTATCTATGGGTTCGATATTGGTATTTGGTCCCAATGGTATAGCCATACTCATGTTTTTAATCCAAGTCAGTGAATATTGTAAATATATAATAAGGTCGTCTTTTGTTTAATTCTATTAATACTATGCACCCAGTAAAGCTATGGCTAGTCGCGATACTGGGTTACTGTTCTGTTATTGCTGTATTCGATTTCGACTTTAACGTGCATTTTGCTCTTTTAATTTCGAGTATGATTTTCTGTATTGCGTTTAACCGTAAAAATAATCCTCAGTATATTCAGGACCCGGTTTCATACATTTTATTCGATAGTATAAATATGACGATTGGAACCACTGTATTGCCTGTTTCTTCGATTCGAAAAGTGGCGCTTGATACTGTTAAAAATGAGGGATATTTTTCATTACCCCTTCATCATTTCTCATCTGGTGTTGTACCTGAGTTTATCTTTCCAGCCGCGAAGGTTGATGAGTTAACTATTTATTTGAAGCAGCACTTGCTTGATAGTGTAGAATTTATTACATAATCAATGATGACTAAGCTATATAAAATGCTTGAGAAAATGACAGTATGACAAATCGTATGCTAGACATAATCGTTTCCGATGTACGAAAATGTACCCTCTGTGAAAGTGAACTTCCTATGGGGGCTAGACCTGTATTACAAGTTGATACGGAAGCTAAAATATTAATAGCAGGGCAAGCGCCTGGTATTCGTGTACATGAGTCCGGTATTCCTTTCACTGACCCAAGTGGTAACCGCTTACGCCAATGGATGGGCATTGATAACGACACGTTTTATGATGCCAGTAAGATAGCAATATTACCGATGGGATTTTGTTATCCGGGAACGGGGAAGTCGGGCGACCTGCCACCAAGACCTGAATGCGCTCGAACATG
Coding sequences within:
- a CDS encoding uracil-DNA glycosylase family protein, giving the protein MTNRMLDIIVSDVRKCTLCESELPMGARPVLQVDTEAKILIAGQAPGIRVHESGIPFTDPSGNRLRQWMGIDNDTFYDASKIAILPMGFCYPGTGKSGDLPPRPECARTWRTEILAAMPNIELILVIGIYAQKWHMSDVKQKNLTETVKNWRDYWPELLPLPHPSPRNNIWLKKNPWFEDDVIPHLQERVASLVGE
- a CDS encoding GMP synthase, with product MGVITSQNTQHGGKVMTLGILQCDHVQAILQPEFGDYPAMFEALFQLTDEAVNIRFYPVIDGQFPQHIEECDAYICSGSKLGVNDEQPWIRQLEVFIRTLYTEGKGLVGICFGHQLIAKALGGEVERSPRGWGVGVAQSRCLLEQDWMQPKQDHIALVVCHQDQVCKLPLGSQVLVSNEFCPYSMFQVDSHFLGMQGHPEFSTQFSSAIMALRRDKIPADTINTAMTSLSKEADDKLVTLWILAFLRQTMAVN
- a CDS encoding RDD family protein; this encodes MDKDERKWICGFWTRIGALVIDGFVLGAVGFALGLLFENSLVQIGSWGKLIGFIIAIAYFGVMNSRICNGQSLGKMYFDIKVVDSTNNTISLPRSLLRYCVLAMPFFLNGVNLDNEAINNEILFSYLIYPLSIIVFGGFITINYLYIFNRVTRQSLHDLVVGTYVVNTDAAQENTSTVWKPHLIIVSGLLIMTAFMPVFLSDLTQSEPFKKLYSIQNSLSTIPFVKDAGVTESTKSVYSTSYETTKTTYLKAKIVLYENSVDDNELAKKIVQKMVSAYPESINKDLIQVTLIYGFDIGIWSQWYSHTHVFNPSQ
- a CDS encoding aldehyde dehydrogenase family protein; protein product: MTCKNHIQRTYSPIDNSLYVERHLASAESINKTLEHAVVAQTHWHHVELKERAEICHKMVDIFVENEDEIANELCWMMGRPIQYARGEVAGLAERARYMIDTASDALANIELPEKIGFVRYIQREALGTVFVVAPWNYPYLTAINAIMPAIMAGNCVVLKHSAQTPLCAEQLFNAFQKAGLPDDVFQYLHLSHADTEAVIKDSRIDYVAFTGSVAGGSMVEAAACGRFIGVGLELGGKDPAYVRADADLDHAVATCIDGAFFNSGQSCCGIERIYVDSCVFDEFVRKSVNIVNGYQLGRPDDEHTTLGPVVKTSAADFVRAQVNEAIAQGAVPHIDVDNFPQDEIGTPYLAPQLLTNVNHQMRIMTEESFGPVVGIMKVESDEEAVSLMNDSEFGLTASVFTQNIETAIEIGERLETGTFFVNRCDYLDPALAWTGVKNSGRGCTLSALGYESLTRPKSFHIKL
- a CDS encoding iron-containing alcohol dehydrogenase, producing MELNQFTVNWHYPTAIRAGIGRVQDLPACCQELGMTAPLLITDPALAELPMVQAVLISCQQAGLRCGLFSQIKSNPTGGNVSDGVQAYLRGGHDGVIALGGGSALDAGKAVALMVGQGRPVWDFEDVGDNWKNVCTDGMAPVVAVPTTSGTGSEVGRASVITDSDHHIKRIIFHPNMLPTIVILDPQLSTGLPAKLTAATGMDALSHALEAYCANYYHPMAEGIALEAIRLIKEYLPRAVEDGGDLEARAQMMTASTMGSTAFQRGLGGMHALAHPIGAIYDSHHGLLNAILMPYVLKANRSVIEVKLTRLSRYLELEEPGFDSFLNWVLTLRKELDIPHALSAIGIDAERVDDIGVMAEQDPSAAGNPIALDAKQYAEICLSAVHGDL